One genomic window of Oncorhynchus clarkii lewisi isolate Uvic-CL-2024 chromosome 5, UVic_Ocla_1.0, whole genome shotgun sequence includes the following:
- the LOC139410094 gene encoding protein FAM163A-like, translating into MTAGTVVITGGILATVILLVIIAVLCYCRLQYYCCKKNGSEGDTGSITQPHFACNACSAPGVDGAAVTPLFPEPTAPHASGPPRNYCPTCSPYESPFYIRTTDEMRNGGERITYMPTHYENPALGLDLPSLHGSLLSTGQHRSNPAPDFYTNTRAISTEV; encoded by the exons ATGACAGCTGGAACTGTTGTCATAACCGGAGGAATTCTCGCCACGGTGATTCTCTTGGTTATCATAGCAGTGCTCTGTTACTGTAGACTCCAG TATTACTGCTGTAAGAAGAATGGGTCAGAAGGGGACACCGGCTCCATCACGCAGCCCCATTTTGCCTGCAATGCGTGCAGTGCACCCGGGGTGGATGGGGCGGCCGTCACCCCCCTCTTCCCGGAGCCCACTGCCCCCCACGCCTCAGGGCCTCCCCGCAACTACTGCCCCACCTGCTCGCCCTACGAATCACCCTTCTACATCCGCACCACCGATGAGATGCGCAACGGTGGCGAGCGCATCACCTACATGCCCACGCACTATGAGAACCCAGCGTTGGGTCTCGACCTGCCCTCCCTGCACGGCTCCCTGCTGAGCACCGGCCAGCATCGCAGCAACCCAGCACCGGACTTCTATACCAACACTCGCGCTATAAGTACAGAGGTGTGA